In Niallia sp. FSL W8-0635, one genomic interval encodes:
- a CDS encoding glycosyltransferase — MNGSYFQLIVINNIPFMNYFSEDQYKKNEFYEQTVQFINFLFQTEKENSPYTIQLVLPPIYVEMLDNPTLRKEITEFLEKYHCNMELLSYWRQKEQNLLKVLKSLIQENRIELLASPASFSHLSNVSTSTGVHLQIEMGLSIIDDYLDYRPKGFWFPEGYFSPGLDLYLQKEKLTYSFLNSKTIYHSDPLPSDIGIAVESPHHVVFFPVEERLYQIFQETSAKKQVWDKALMEVLESYNHYTNESILSLPIDLGSYVKMREELNKSIRYLCDEGYMVHISPKTYINQFSQGMDHVHLCSSFLDRQRENDMKNKSSQYASLAFLERELHQWRQVTLANEVHRVQKQMEKEWFLLSSLLYQDNWTDKEVSTYLEAADQLSALMKGPIDKEWISLREKVHPILNTTIQINNQKVREIIPTNKKKVLILSWEYPPNIVGGLGTHVVGLTNSLIKNGYEVHLITAQDMKKDAEDVIEKEHLFVYRVKPIYSIEQNFIHWIGGLNLAMWDKAIEIGKKSTFDLVQAHDWLVGAAAISLKDQLNIPLIATIHATEHGRNGGIYTEMQKFIHEKERQLIQSADSLIVCSEYMQNEVMTIFEVEQSKINIIPNGIESLQMEKASIAPLEAFHLDTNKKIIFAMGRMVKEKGFGTLLEAARRLHKIRSDLYFVIAGVGPMYDEYQKFIERNGLSECVRLIGYLQGEQKNAFYAHANIVVIPSSYEPFGIVALESLIFAIPTIVSHTGGLKGIIKNKETGLFMEPNNAESLVENIEYLLGNPTVGKEIGKNGQKLVSQLFSWNRIGEETKRVFDELLVNTKVKESISN; from the coding sequence ATGAATGGGTCGTATTTCCAATTGATAGTGATAAATAATATTCCTTTCATGAACTATTTTTCGGAAGATCAGTACAAAAAGAATGAATTTTATGAACAGACAGTGCAATTTATTAACTTTCTATTTCAAACAGAGAAAGAAAATTCTCCATATACCATTCAACTTGTACTACCGCCAATTTATGTAGAAATGCTCGATAATCCAACATTACGAAAAGAAATAACAGAATTTTTAGAAAAATATCATTGTAACATGGAATTACTTTCCTATTGGCGGCAAAAGGAACAAAATTTATTAAAAGTTCTTAAGTCACTCATTCAAGAAAATCGAATAGAGCTCCTTGCTAGTCCAGCATCCTTTTCTCATTTATCGAACGTGTCAACAAGTACAGGTGTCCATTTGCAAATAGAAATGGGCTTATCGATTATAGACGATTATTTAGATTATCGTCCGAAGGGATTTTGGTTTCCAGAAGGATATTTTTCACCTGGTTTAGACTTATATTTGCAGAAAGAAAAATTAACATATAGTTTTCTTAACAGTAAGACAATCTATCATAGTGATCCATTGCCGAGTGATATTGGTATAGCAGTTGAATCACCTCATCATGTTGTTTTTTTCCCTGTTGAAGAACGATTATATCAAATTTTTCAAGAAACGAGTGCAAAAAAGCAAGTGTGGGATAAAGCACTTATGGAAGTACTTGAATCGTATAATCATTATACAAATGAGTCTATTCTTTCCCTACCAATTGATTTGGGAAGCTATGTTAAGATGAGGGAGGAGCTAAATAAAAGTATCCGTTACTTATGCGATGAAGGCTATATGGTTCATATCTCACCAAAAACATATATAAATCAATTTAGTCAAGGCATGGATCATGTACATCTATGTTCCTCCTTTTTGGATCGCCAAAGGGAAAACGATATGAAAAATAAAAGTTCTCAATATGCCTCTTTAGCGTTTTTGGAAAGAGAACTTCATCAATGGAGACAAGTAACATTAGCAAATGAAGTTCATAGAGTGCAGAAACAAATGGAAAAAGAATGGTTTTTATTAAGTTCCTTGCTTTATCAAGATAATTGGACGGACAAAGAAGTCTCAACCTATCTAGAGGCAGCAGATCAGTTAAGTGCCTTAATGAAAGGACCAATAGATAAGGAATGGATTTCTTTAAGAGAAAAAGTACATCCAATTTTAAATACAACGATCCAAATAAATAATCAGAAGGTAAGGGAAATCATTCCGACAAATAAAAAGAAGGTACTTATTTTATCATGGGAATATCCACCGAATATAGTTGGTGGCCTTGGAACACATGTAGTTGGATTAACGAACAGTTTAATAAAAAATGGATATGAAGTACATCTAATTACCGCGCAAGATATGAAAAAAGATGCGGAAGATGTAATAGAAAAGGAACACTTATTTGTTTATCGTGTTAAACCAATTTATAGTATAGAGCAGAACTTTATCCATTGGATTGGTGGCTTAAATCTAGCGATGTGGGATAAAGCGATTGAAATAGGGAAGAAATCGACATTTGACCTAGTTCAAGCACATGATTGGTTAGTAGGAGCTGCTGCAATTTCATTAAAGGACCAATTAAATATACCATTAATAGCAACCATTCATGCAACAGAACACGGAAGAAATGGTGGCATTTATACGGAAATGCAAAAATTTATCCATGAAAAAGAAAGGCAGTTGATACAATCTGCTGATTCTTTAATTGTATGCAGTGAATATATGCAGAATGAGGTAATGACTATTTTTGAAGTAGAGCAATCAAAAATTAACATTATCCCGAATGGAATAGAATCTTTGCAAATGGAAAAAGCTTCGATTGCTCCATTAGAAGCCTTTCACTTAGACACTAATAAAAAAATTATTTTTGCAATGGGTCGTATGGTAAAAGAAAAAGGGTTTGGTACTTTACTGGAAGCAGCGCGAAGATTGCATAAAATACGATCGGATTTATATTTTGTTATTGCTGGAGTCGGACCAATGTACGATGAATATCAAAAATTCATTGAGAGAAATGGATTATCAGAATGTGTTCGATTAATAGGCTACTTGCAAGGAGAACAAAAAAATGCATTTTATGCTCATGCAAATATTGTAGTGATACCAAGTTCTTATGAACCATTTGGTATTGTAGCATTAGAGTCACTTATATTTGCCATTCCAACGATTGTTTCCCATACCGGTGGCTTAAAAGGGATTATTAAGAATAAAGAAACGGGATTATTCATGGAACCAAATAATGCAGAAAGCTTAGTAGAGAATATCGAATATTTATTAGGAAATCCAACAGTTGGTAAAGAGATTGGCAAGAATGGTCAAAAATTAGTTAGTCAACTTTTCAGCTGGAATCGAATTGGGGAAGAAACAAAAAGAGTGTTTGATGAACTGCTAGTAAATACAAAGGTGAAAGAATCCATATCTAATTAA
- a CDS encoding DUF4912 domain-containing protein produces the protein MIEQIVNLRRKGLSFRKIAIELNSTVGKVQYQWKKYVKEQETSGQEEEKQIPTKTLPKMRFVSEHFWTSIDLLTKKNGMEAWLISENAALVFWRIPDGKWQLISTYYDIDPENCALAVKINDITSIIYNGRNAHSYRLLPVGNKQESIVLQDLSPNRSFCFEIGVLDVYQSFLPILQSNPLHTPRISHDQVGIMEEELKKWEKGDNPIPNWIEHVSTYSYYELEEQEDVNKK, from the coding sequence TTGATTGAACAAATTGTAAATTTAAGACGTAAAGGACTTTCTTTCCGGAAAATTGCTATCGAACTTAATTCAACTGTAGGTAAAGTTCAATACCAATGGAAAAAGTACGTGAAAGAACAAGAGACGAGTGGGCAAGAAGAAGAGAAACAAATACCAACAAAAACACTACCTAAGATGCGTTTTGTATCTGAACATTTTTGGACAAGTATTGATTTATTAACGAAGAAAAATGGTATGGAGGCTTGGTTAATAAGTGAAAATGCTGCATTAGTATTTTGGCGAATTCCTGATGGGAAATGGCAATTAATTTCAACTTATTATGATATTGATCCGGAAAATTGCGCTTTGGCAGTAAAGATTAATGATATTACGAGTATTATTTATAATGGAAGAAATGCTCATAGCTATCGTCTGCTTCCTGTAGGGAATAAACAGGAATCGATTGTATTACAAGATTTGTCTCCAAACAGAAGTTTTTGTTTTGAAATTGGCGTTCTTGATGTTTATCAATCCTTTTTACCAATCTTACAGTCTAATCCATTACATACTCCTAGAATCTCGCATGATCAAGTCGGTATTATGGAAGAAGAATTGAAAAAGTGGGAAAAAGGGGACAATCCTATTCCAAATTGGATTGAGCATGTAAGCACTTATAGTTATTATGAATTAGAAGAGCAAGAGGATGTGAACAAGAAATGA
- the phoU gene encoding phosphate signaling complex protein PhoU: MPVREKFEAGLKELQGKLTELGEFSIQALQRSLDALETQNIEMALEIIDNDAKADMLYEEINDFAILLIAKQAPVAIDLRRIIVGIKIATDIERIADFAVNIAKATIRIGNQELVKPMVHVKRMLEITNEMLRLSLNAYNEEDTKLARKIAEMDDEVDSLNKQAFVELFEISKNKPEYLHQISQLTFVCRYLERAADHTTNIAENIFYLVKGRQYDW; this comes from the coding sequence ATGCCAGTTAGAGAGAAATTTGAAGCAGGGCTTAAGGAATTACAGGGAAAATTGACAGAGCTTGGAGAATTTTCTATTCAAGCTCTACAAAGATCATTAGATGCACTTGAGACACAAAATATCGAAATGGCACTAGAAATTATTGATAATGATGCAAAGGCAGATATGTTGTATGAAGAAATAAATGATTTTGCTATTCTTCTTATTGCGAAACAGGCACCTGTAGCTATTGATTTAAGAAGAATTATTGTTGGAATTAAGATTGCGACAGATATCGAAAGAATTGCTGATTTTGCAGTCAATATTGCAAAGGCTACTATTAGAATAGGAAATCAGGAATTAGTTAAACCAATGGTACATGTAAAAAGAATGTTGGAAATTACCAATGAAATGTTACGGTTATCTTTAAATGCCTATAATGAGGAAGACACAAAATTAGCTCGAAAGATTGCTGAGATGGATGATGAGGTTGATAGTTTAAACAAACAAGCGTTTGTAGAGTTATTTGAAATCAGTAAAAATAAACCTGAATATTTGCATCAAATCTCCCAGTTAACGTTTGTTTGTCGCTATTTAGAAAGAGCAGCGGATCATACAACAAATATCGCTGAAAATATTTTCTATCTAGTAAAAGGTAGACAATACGATTGGTAA
- the pstB gene encoding phosphate ABC transporter ATP-binding protein PstB, with protein MSTVFVDKVKKAVESNSKDGKVKNSVYKTNQLNLWYGENHALKNIDLDIIENEVTSIIGPSGCGKSTYIKTLNRMIELVPGVKTSGEINYRGRNIFDKDYGVEELRTKVGMVFQKPNPFPKSIYENVAYGPKIHGIRDKKILNEIVEKSLRGAAIWDEVKDRLNQNAYGLSGGQQQRLCIARCLAIEPDVILMDEPTSALDPISTLKVEELVQELKENYSIIIVTHNMQQAARISDKTAFFLNGEVVEFDVTDKIFSNPKDKRTEDYITGRFG; from the coding sequence ATGAGTACAGTCTTTGTAGATAAAGTGAAAAAAGCAGTAGAAAGTAATTCAAAAGATGGTAAAGTGAAAAATTCTGTTTATAAAACAAATCAGCTTAATTTATGGTATGGGGAAAATCATGCGCTGAAAAATATTGATTTAGATATTATTGAAAATGAAGTAACTTCTATTATTGGACCATCAGGCTGCGGTAAATCAACGTATATAAAAACATTAAATCGTATGATTGAATTAGTGCCTGGAGTAAAGACATCAGGTGAAATTAATTACCGAGGCAGAAATATTTTTGATAAAGATTACGGAGTGGAAGAATTAAGAACAAAAGTAGGAATGGTCTTTCAAAAACCGAATCCATTTCCAAAGTCGATTTATGAAAATGTAGCTTACGGACCGAAAATTCATGGAATTCGTGATAAGAAAATTTTAAATGAAATTGTGGAAAAAAGTCTAAGAGGTGCGGCAATTTGGGATGAAGTGAAAGATAGATTAAACCAGAATGCTTATGGACTTTCAGGTGGACAGCAACAACGTCTATGTATTGCTAGATGTCTTGCGATAGAGCCAGATGTTATTCTAATGGATGAGCCGACCTCTGCACTTGATCCAATTTCAACATTAAAAGTAGAAGAACTAGTTCAAGAATTAAAAGAAAATTATAGTATCATTATTGTTACACATAATATGCAGCAGGCTGCACGTATTTCTGATAAAACAGCTTTCTTTTTAAATGGAGAAGTTGTTGAGTTTGATGTAACAGATAAAATATTCTCAAATCCAAAGGATAAAAGAACCGAAGATTATATCACAGGAAGATTTGGATAA
- the pstA gene encoding phosphate ABC transporter permease PstA, with translation MKLVNHSEVIKRMKPRLMKNVIMRGLFLSATLFGLVVLGVLFYRVLTQGIGYLDFQFLTSLPSRKPENAGVYTALIGTVWLMAVVAPVSLLIGVGTAIYLEEYASKNKFTNFIQINISNLAGVPSIVFGLLGLTLFVRALSLGTSVLAAGLTMSLLVLPIIIVAAQEAIRSVPSELREASLGMGATKWQTIVRVVMPAAIPGILTGGILALSRAIGETAPLVVLGLPLFLAFLPRTVFDMFTVLPMQIYNWTGRPQEEFQSLAAAGIIVLLVLLILMNSIAVLIRNKFQKRY, from the coding sequence ATGAAGTTAGTAAATCATTCAGAAGTTATCAAACGAATGAAACCGAGATTAATGAAAAATGTCATTATGAGAGGATTATTTTTAAGTGCAACTTTATTTGGTTTAGTTGTTCTCGGTGTCCTTTTTTATCGAGTATTGACTCAAGGAATTGGCTATTTAGATTTTCAATTTTTAACAAGCTTACCTTCTCGTAAACCTGAAAATGCAGGCGTATATACTGCGTTAATAGGAACAGTGTGGCTTATGGCAGTAGTTGCACCTGTCTCCCTTTTGATTGGAGTAGGGACTGCAATATATTTAGAAGAGTATGCGAGTAAAAATAAGTTTACGAATTTTATCCAAATCAATATATCGAACCTTGCTGGTGTACCATCGATTGTGTTTGGTCTACTAGGTTTAACACTATTTGTACGTGCTTTATCACTAGGAACAAGTGTCCTTGCCGCAGGTTTAACAATGAGCTTATTAGTATTGCCAATCATTATCGTAGCAGCTCAAGAAGCTATACGATCAGTACCTAGTGAATTAAGAGAAGCCTCACTTGGGATGGGAGCAACGAAATGGCAGACAATTGTTAGAGTGGTAATGCCTGCAGCTATTCCAGGTATTTTAACGGGGGGGATATTGGCTCTTTCTCGCGCAATCGGAGAAACTGCTCCATTGGTAGTATTAGGCTTACCATTATTCTTAGCATTCTTGCCGAGAACTGTATTTGATATGTTTACGGTGTTGCCGATGCAAATTTATAACTGGACGGGAAGACCGCAAGAAGAATTTCAGAGTCTTGCAGCAGCAGGAATAATTGTCCTTTTAGTGCTATTAATATTAATGAACTCTATCGCAGTATTAATAAGAAATAAATTTCAAAAGCGTTATTAA
- the pstC gene encoding phosphate ABC transporter permease subunit PstC translates to MIKQDLKGNTRSVQELIAEKKQKNNISKVLEKMMPKVLLITAIFSILTTLGILFTLIIETFTFFDRVNIKEFLTSTSWYPFSEPGSFGIMPLVSGTLKVTIIAGIVAVPIGLASAIFLSEYASDRTRRIIKPILEVLAGIPTIVYGFFALTFITPLLRSIIPSLEMFNALSPGIVIGIMITPMIASLSEDAMSAVPRAMREGALAMGSTKFEVALKVVLPAAVSGIVSSIVLALSRAIGETMIVAVAGGSTPNLSFNVTESIQTMTAYIVQVSQGDAGYGTTIYYSIYAVGFTLFLFTFLMNLLAQYISRRFREEY, encoded by the coding sequence ATGATTAAGCAAGATCTAAAAGGAAATACACGATCCGTTCAAGAATTAATTGCAGAAAAGAAGCAAAAAAATAATATAAGCAAAGTACTAGAAAAAATGATGCCTAAAGTCTTATTAATTACCGCAATTTTTTCGATTTTAACTACGCTGGGTATATTATTCACACTAATTATTGAAACATTTACCTTTTTTGATAGAGTAAATATTAAAGAATTTTTAACAAGTACATCATGGTATCCATTTTCTGAACCAGGATCTTTTGGAATCATGCCACTTGTTTCAGGTACGTTAAAAGTAACGATCATTGCAGGAATTGTTGCTGTACCGATAGGGCTAGCATCTGCCATTTTTTTAAGTGAGTACGCGAGTGATAGAACAAGGAGAATAATTAAGCCAATTTTAGAAGTGCTTGCTGGTATTCCTACGATTGTCTACGGTTTTTTCGCTTTAACATTTATAACACCGTTGCTTAGATCGATTATTCCTTCTTTAGAAATGTTTAATGCTTTAAGTCCAGGAATTGTGATTGGGATTATGATTACCCCTATGATTGCTTCTTTGTCAGAAGATGCAATGAGTGCAGTTCCACGGGCGATGCGTGAAGGGGCTTTAGCGATGGGTTCTACAAAATTTGAAGTTGCTTTAAAGGTTGTCTTGCCTGCTGCGGTTTCTGGTATAGTTTCTTCCATAGTATTAGCTTTATCAAGAGCAATTGGTGAAACAATGATTGTGGCAGTTGCTGGAGGAAGTACACCTAACCTTAGCTTCAATGTAACAGAATCTATTCAGACTATGACAGCTTATATTGTTCAAGTAAGTCAAGGTGATGCAGGATATGGTACAACGATTTATTACAGTATTTATGCTGTTGGATTTACATTATTCCTGTTCACTTTCTTAATGAACCTGCTTGCCCAATACATTTCTCGTCGTTTTAGGGAGGAATATTAA
- a CDS encoding PstS family phosphate ABC transporter substrate-binding protein, with amino-acid sequence MKSLKTVGLTAMIGTMLALAACGGNNESSPSNSSDSSKENGTEQLSGQIKLDGSSTVYPIMEAIVEEYQAEQPNVKVSVASSGTGGGFKAFIAGETDFSNASRPIKDEEKTELESKGIDFTELRLAYDGLSVVVNKDNTWVDHLTIDELKKIWLEDGTAKKWSDIREGWPEEEIKYYSPGTDSGTFDYFDEVILEDQPIAKAATLSEDDNILVQGVTGDKNAIGYFGYAYYAENKDKLKVVPIDGGNGPVEPTNETVESGEYAPLSRPLFTYVKNESVKKAEVADFVEFMIDNAAELSEDVGYVKLPEEEYEKDLELIKGLK; translated from the coding sequence ATGAAGAGCCTTAAAACAGTAGGATTAACAGCAATGATTGGAACAATGTTAGCACTAGCGGCATGTGGAGGAAACAATGAATCTAGTCCTTCCAATTCGTCAGATTCATCAAAGGAAAACGGTACTGAACAATTATCAGGACAAATTAAATTAGATGGATCATCAACTGTTTATCCAATTATGGAAGCAATCGTTGAAGAATATCAAGCAGAGCAACCAAATGTAAAAGTTTCTGTTGCATCATCTGGAACAGGTGGAGGCTTTAAAGCATTTATCGCAGGTGAAACAGATTTCAGTAATGCATCTCGCCCAATTAAAGACGAAGAAAAAACGGAATTAGAATCAAAAGGTATTGATTTTACAGAATTACGATTAGCATATGACGGACTTTCCGTTGTTGTGAATAAAGATAATACATGGGTTGACCATTTAACAATCGATGAATTAAAGAAAATTTGGCTGGAAGATGGCACAGCAAAAAAATGGTCTGATATCCGCGAAGGCTGGCCAGAAGAAGAAATTAAATATTATTCTCCAGGAACTGATTCTGGAACATTCGATTATTTCGATGAAGTAATTTTAGAAGATCAACCAATTGCTAAAGCAGCAACATTATCAGAAGACGATAATATTTTAGTACAAGGTGTAACAGGTGATAAAAATGCAATTGGATACTTTGGATATGCTTATTATGCTGAAAACAAAGATAAGTTAAAAGTTGTGCCAATTGATGGCGGAAACGGTCCAGTTGAACCAACAAACGAAACAGTTGAAAGCGGAGAGTACGCTCCACTATCTAGACCATTATTCACTTATGTGAAAAATGAATCTGTGAAAAAAGCAGAAGTAGCTGATTTTGTTGAATTTATGATTGATAATGCTGCAGAGCTTTCAGAAGATGTAGGTTATGTGAAATTACCAGAAGAAGAATATGAAAAAGATTTAGAGTTAATTAAAGGACTTAAGTAA
- a CDS encoding peptidoglycan D,D-transpeptidase FtsI family protein, with translation MGKKKKKKTIPVRLNIIFFFVFLLFSALILRLGFVQIVYGEDYKRELEKTEDVTVNTSVPRGKMYDATGKVIVDNVAQKAITYTNSGVKQEEMLETAELLSKYIMKDTKKVTEREKKDYWIIKNEEKANKKVSDKEKEALAEKYPDQDEYNTEVYQLQLDRITEEDINSLSNHDLEVLAIYREFISGYKLTPQMVKNKDVSDKEFAVVSENLESLPGVDTTTDWERSYAFGDTLKSVLGNVSSAERGLPAEKLDYYVSRGYSRNDRVGTSYLELQYEDVLKGQKEKIRNKTDKKGNIVSTEVITEGKRGNDLVLSIDMELQLEVEKIIEEELKTAKTFAGTKLLDRAYVVLMNPNTGDVLSMAGKRLVRNEKTGKLEVQDDALGNITTTYNVGSVVKGATVLTGYKTGAISPGTVWNDTPVKIGNTIKKSWTTMGPINDLTALQRSSNVYMFRTVMKMAGANYVYGQPLSVQLSDFSLVRNEFAQYGLGIRTGIDLPNEQVGFKGQDTLPGFLLDLSIGQYDTYSNMQLAQYVSTIANGGKRMEPHIVKEIREPVADDSTLGPVVETIKPKVLNKVDVKSEWIERVQQGFKMVAQTPKGTAYSNLGGKDYSPAAKTGTAEAFYDGPSRSDYGKEPPQVMNLSLISYAPSDNPEVAMAVMVPWAYQGSVDNGSNKKIGERVLDAYFDLKKERQKDEKKEEKE, from the coding sequence ACCTCTGTGCCCCGTGGGAAAATGTATGATGCTACTGGAAAAGTAATTGTGGATAATGTTGCGCAAAAAGCAATTACATATACAAATTCTGGAGTGAAGCAAGAAGAGATGCTCGAAACAGCGGAGTTGCTTTCAAAGTATATTATGAAAGATACAAAAAAGGTAACAGAGCGTGAGAAAAAGGATTATTGGATTATAAAAAATGAAGAAAAGGCTAATAAGAAGGTCTCTGATAAGGAAAAAGAAGCTTTAGCAGAGAAGTATCCAGATCAAGACGAATATAATACTGAAGTGTATCAATTACAGCTTGATCGTATTACAGAAGAAGATATAAATTCACTTTCTAATCATGATTTAGAAGTGTTAGCCATTTATCGTGAGTTTATTAGCGGATATAAACTAACCCCGCAAATGGTTAAAAATAAAGATGTGAGTGACAAGGAGTTTGCGGTAGTTAGTGAGAATTTAGAATCTTTACCAGGTGTTGATACAACAACTGACTGGGAAAGATCCTATGCATTCGGTGATACATTAAAATCTGTGTTAGGTAATGTGAGTTCTGCTGAAAGAGGATTGCCGGCAGAGAAATTAGATTATTATGTTTCAAGAGGATATAGCCGGAATGATCGAGTAGGGACAAGTTACCTAGAACTACAATACGAAGATGTTCTTAAAGGGCAAAAAGAAAAAATTCGTAATAAAACAGATAAAAAAGGCAATATCGTAAGTACAGAGGTCATTACAGAAGGGAAACGAGGGAATGATTTAGTTCTTTCTATTGATATGGAGCTTCAATTAGAAGTGGAAAAAATCATCGAGGAAGAATTAAAAACAGCGAAAACCTTTGCTGGCACGAAATTACTTGATAGAGCCTATGTCGTTTTAATGAATCCTAATACAGGTGATGTTCTGTCCATGGCAGGAAAGCGACTAGTAAGAAATGAGAAAACTGGAAAGTTAGAAGTTCAAGATGATGCACTTGGTAATATTACAACAACATACAATGTAGGTTCTGTTGTAAAGGGTGCAACTGTATTAACTGGATATAAAACAGGAGCTATTTCCCCTGGAACAGTCTGGAATGATACACCTGTAAAAATAGGAAACACAATTAAGAAATCTTGGACAACAATGGGACCGATTAATGATCTCACTGCATTACAACGATCTTCTAACGTTTATATGTTCCGTACAGTGATGAAGATGGCTGGTGCAAATTATGTATATGGTCAACCATTGTCTGTACAGCTAAGTGACTTCTCCTTAGTTAGAAATGAATTTGCTCAGTATGGATTAGGAATTCGCACAGGGATTGATTTGCCTAACGAACAAGTTGGTTTTAAAGGACAAGATACACTGCCAGGTTTCTTACTAGATTTATCGATTGGACAATATGATACGTATTCCAATATGCAGCTTGCACAATATGTTTCGACAATCGCTAATGGTGGGAAAAGAATGGAACCACATATTGTAAAAGAAATTCGTGAACCCGTAGCAGATGATAGTACACTTGGACCAGTTGTAGAAACCATTAAACCAAAAGTATTAAATAAGGTTGATGTAAAGTCTGAATGGATTGAACGAGTCCAGCAAGGGTTTAAAATGGTAGCCCAAACTCCTAAAGGTACGGCTTATTCTAATTTAGGTGGAAAAGATTATTCTCCTGCAGCAAAAACAGGAACAGCAGAGGCCTTTTATGATGGACCATCTAGAAGTGATTATGGAAAAGAACCTCCTCAAGTCATGAACCTAAGCTTAATTAGTTATGCTCCTTCTGATAATCCAGAAGTAGCTATGGCCGTGATGGTTCCATGGGCATACCAAGGAAGTGTCGATAATGGCTCCAATAAAAAAATCGGAGAGCGCGTATTGGATGCGTATTTCGATTTGAAAAAAGAGAGACAAAAAGACGAGAAAAAAGAAGAAAAAGAATAA